A window of Aeromicrobium duanguangcaii genomic DNA:
GGGGATGTCCGCGCTGGTCTGCTCACTGGTGTCGCCGACGGTGAGGTTCTTGGACTCCAGCCGGTTCGTGGCGGTCTCGACGTCCAGTCCCTCGACCCGCGGCACCGCGACCTGCGGCGGAGCGTTGTCCTCGTCGCCGTTGTTGAGCATGAGGGCCACCCCGATGGCGGCCGCGATCGCGATCAGCACGAGCGCCAGGGCCCACCACTTGGCGTGGCTCTTCTTCTCCTCCTCCTCGCCGGGCGGGGGGAGGACCGGTGCCGTGACGGCCGGGGCGACCTGGGTGCTGGCGGCGGTCACCGGGACCGCCTGCGTCGGCGCGTCGACCGAGCCGCCGGCCAGGACGCGCTCGATGTCCTTGCGCATCTCGCCGGCGCTGGAGTACCGGTCGTCGACGCGCTTGGCGAGGGCCTTGGCGACCACGTGGTCCACCGCGACCGAGACGTCGGGGTTGAGCTGCGACGGGGGCCGGGCCTCCTCGCGCACGTGCTGGTACGCCACCGAGACGGGGCTGTCGCCGACGAACGGCGGGCGACCGGTCAGCAGCTCGTAGAGCACGCAGCCCGTGGAGTAGATGTCGCTGCGGGCGTCGACGGTCTCGCCGCGCGCCTGCTCGGGCGAGAGGTACTGCGCCGTGCCGATGACGGCGGCGGTCTGGGTCATCGCGCTCGAGGTGTCGGCGATGGCGCGGGCGATGCCGAAGTCCATCACCTTGACCTTGCCCTCGGGCGTCAGCATGACGTTCGCGGGCTTGATGTCGCGGTGGATGATGCCGGCGCGGTGGCTGTAGTCCAGCGCCGCCAGGATGTCGGCGGTGATCGACAGCGCGCGCTCGGGCAGGATCTTGCGGCCGTCGCGCAGGACGTCGCGCAGCGTGCGGCCCTCGACCAGCTCCATCACGATGTAGGGCACCGTGGCGCCGGAGGCGTCGGTGGCCTCGCCGGTGTCGTAGACGGCGACGATCGACGGGTGGTTCAGGGATGCCGCGGACTGTGCCTCGCGGCGGAACCGCTCCTGGAACGTCTCGTCGGCGGCCAGGTCGGCGCGGAGCAGCTTGATCGCCACGGGTCGGCCGAGTCGCAGGTCGTAGCCGGCGCGGACGTCGGCCATGCCTCCGCGTCCGACCAGCTCGCCGACCTCGTAGCGGCCGCCGAGCGGCTCCATCTTCGCGTCACTCTCGGTCATGGTTCCAGTCTCCCAAAGGGTGGATGTGGTTCATCGGAGCACTGCCTCCATCACGGCGCGGGCGATCGGCCCGCCGAGGCGGCCTCCGGCGATGTCACTGGTGTTCTGCGCGGACTCGACCAGCACGGCGACCGCGACCTGGGGGTCGTCGGCCGGCGCGAAGCCGATGAACCACGCGTACGGGGGTCGGTCGGGTGCGGACTCGGCGGTTCCGGTCTTGCCGCCGACGTCGACGCCGGGGATCGCGGCAGGGCTGCCCGTGCCCTCGTCGACGACGGCGACCATCATGTCGCGGAGCTCGCGGGCCTTGCCGGCCGACATGGGGCGCTCCAGCTCCTCCGGCTCGGGCTTCTCGAGGACCGAGAGGTTGGGCGCCACGACGGTGCGGACCAGGTGCGGCTTCATCAGGACGCCGTCGTTGGCGACCGCGGCGGACACCATGGCCATCTGCAGCGGGGTCGCGGCGACCTCGTACTGGCCGATGCCGGACTGCGCGAGCTGCGGGGGCTCCAGCGTGGCGTCGGGATCGGCGGTGAAGCGGCTGACGGCCGAGGGGAGGTCCTCGATGGGACGCTCGCCGAAGCCGAACTTCGTGGCCTGCTCGGACATCTTCTCCTGGCCGACCTTGCCGGCGAGCCAGCCGAACGACACGTTGCAGGACACCTCGAGGGCGCGCTCGAAGCTGATCGGGTTGCCGCCGCAGGTGCTGCCGCCCTGGTTGACGAGCTTGTAGTTGATGCCCGGGAAGCCCAGCGTCGCACCGCCGCGCACCTCGTCGTCCGCGGAGAGGTCGAGGTCGTCGAGCGCTGCCGCCGCCGTGACGACCTTGAAGGTCGAGCCCGGCGGCAGGATGGTCTGGGTGCCGCGGTTGGTCAGCGGCTGCGTCGTGTCCTTCTCCAGCCGCTGCATCGTCCGCGTGACCTTGTCAGCGTCGTGGCTGGACAGCTGGTTGGGGTTGTACGTGGGCTGGCTGACCATCGCGAGGACGGCGCCGGTCTGGGGGTTGAGCGCCACGACCGCGCCCCGGGTGTCCTCGCCGAGGTCGGCCAGACCCTCGAAGGCGGCCTTCTGCGCGGCCGCGTCCAGGGTCAGCTCGACACTGCCGCCCTGCGGCTGGTCGTTGCCGATGAGGTCGATGACCCGGTTGACGAACAGCCGGTCGTCGCTGCCGGACAGGATCGAGTTGTACGAGCGCTCGATGCCCGCCTGGCCGTACTGGTACGAGAAGTAACCCGTCACCGGAGCGTAGAGCTTCGGGTCGGTGTACTTGCGCTGGAACTGCCACCGGTCCTTCGTCGGGACCGACTGGGCGATCGGCTCGCCGTCGACGATGATGGCGCCGCGCTCGCGGCTGAACTCCTCGTCGATGACCCGGCGGTTGCCCTGCTTCTCGTTGAGGTCGTCGGCCTGCACGAACTGGACGTAGTTCGCGTTGAGGAGCAGTCCCATGAACATCAGCAGGCAGACGACGGCCATGGCGCGGATGGGCTTGTTCACGACAGCTTCACCACCTGGGTGGCCTCGTCACCGGTGAAGGGCGTCGCCTCGGGTGCGGGCCGACGGGTCTGGTCGCTGATGCGCAGCAGCAACGCGACGATGATCCAGTTCATGATGATCGACGATCCACCGGCGGCCAGGAAGGGCGCGGTGAGGCCGGTCAGCGGGATCAGCCGGGTGACGCCGCCGGCGACGACGAACACCTGCAGGGCGAACGAGACCGAGAGGCCGACGGCGAGCAGCTTGCCGAAGGCGTCGCGGCAGGTCAGCGCGATGCGCAGACCGCGCTCGACGATGAGCCCGTAGATCACGATCACGGCCATGAGCCCGGCCAGGCCGAGCTCCTCGCCGATGGAGGACAAGATGAAGTCGGAGAAGCCGAACGGCGTCAGCTCAGGGCTGCCCTGACCCCAGCCGCGGCCGAGCAGGCCGCCGTGGCCGAGCCCGTAGAGCGCGGTGATGATCTGGTAGTTCTGGTCCGGATCGGCCCACGGATCGAGCCAGGCGTCGAAGCGGGCGCGGACGTGGCCGAAGGCCAGGTAGCCGAACCAGGCGCCGACGGCGAACAGGCCGGTGCCGACGACCAGCCAGCCCGGGCGCTCGGTGGCGACGTAGAGCATGACGACGAACAGGCCGAAGAACAGCAGCGACGAGCCGAGGTCGCGCTGGAACACCAGGATGCCGACGCTGATCAGCCAGCCGAGCAGGATCGGGCCCAGGTCGCGCCCGCGCGGCAGGTCGACGCCGAGGATCCGGCGGCCCGCCAGTGCCAGCGCATCGCGCTTGGCGACCAGGTAGCCGGCGAAGAAGATCGCGAGCGCGATCTTGGCGGCCTCGGCCGGCTGGAAGCTGAAGGGACCGAGCTGGATCCAGATCTGCGCGCCGCGCTTGGCGCTGCCGATGAGCGGCAGGATCGGCAGGACCAGCAGCGCGATCGCGGCGAGCCCGAAGGTGTAGGTGTACTGCTGCAGCCGGCGGTGGTCGCGGATCAGCACCAGGACCGCGACGAACATGAGCACGCCCAGGATCGTCCAGCGCAGCTGGCCCTGCGCGAACGGGCCGTACGGCGAGCCGATCGAGTCCAGCCCGAGATCGATGCGGTAGATCATCACCAGGCCGATGCCGTTGAGGCACACCACCAGGGGGAGCAGGACGGGGTCGGCGTAGCCGGCGAACCGGCGGACGGCCACGTGGGCGCCCAGCGCGACGACGGCGTAGACGGCGCCGACCGTGTAGATGCCCGCCGGCACCGTGCCGTCGATGCCCAGGCCCACCGCGGCGTACGAGCCGATGCCGATCACGATCGCGAGCAGCAGCAGACCCAGTTCGGCGGTGCGGCGCTTGCGGGGGATCCAGGCCGGGGTCGCGCCCGCGGCACTCACGGGGTCTCCGTCGGCTTAGGCGTCGCCCGGGTGCGTCGTGGCGTGGGCGAGGGCGTGGGGGTCGGGGTCGGGGTCGGCTCGACGGCCTGGATGCTCAGGTTCGTGACGATCCGCTGGGCCTCGTCGTGGTCGGCGGCGGTGATGCCCGCCGAGACGCGGTCGCGCTGGTACGCCGGCAGGGTGTCGATCTGGATCCGGGTGACCTCGTCGAGGTGCGCCAGCGTGAGACCGGGCACCGACAGGTCCACGCCGCGAAAGATCGCCACCTGGCCGTCCTGGGGAGCGACGAAGTACTGGCGCTGGGACCAGTCGTAGGCGTACGCGCCCGCGCCACCGAGCAGACCGACGATCACGACCGCGACCAGGACCCAGCGCACCCAGCGTCGCCGCGGGACGGGACGGGGCGCGTAGCGCAGCTCCTCGGGATCGGCCTCGACGGCGCCGGTGTGGGCGGTGAGGTTCGACGAGGACGAGGTGGCCGCCCGGACCGAGCCGGTGCGACCGCGCGGCTGGTTGGTCGCCGCGCCCACGATCTGGGGCTTGCCGTCGGCGCAGACGAGATCCTCGTCCTCCGGCTCGTCGGCCGACACGAACTCCGCGACGACGACGGTGACGTTGTCGTAGCCGCCGGCCTCGAGCGCGAGCCGGATCAGCTCGGTGGCGGCGATGTCGATCGTCTCGAGCCTCATCGTCCGCTCGATCGTCGCGTCGTCGACCATGTCGGTCAGGCCGTCGCTGCACAGCAGGTAGCGATCGCCGGCCGAGGGCTGCAGCCAGGTGAAGTCGGGCTCGAAGTCGTCGCGGC
This region includes:
- a CDS encoding PP2C family protein-serine/threonine phosphatase, whose translation is MASLTYRYVALTDVGLRRSNNQDSGYASPRLLVIADGMGGAAAGDLASSAALAEIRELDRDLDPEEDGDALDAMRTAVAHANHRLAELIHDDPAVEGMGTTLEAMLWDGEKLAVAHIGDSRAYRLRHGQLSQLSLDHTFVQSLVDEGRITAEEARVHPHRSLLLKAILGRDDFEPDFTWLQPSAGDRYLLCSDGLTDMVDDATIERTMRLETIDIAATELIRLALEAGGYDNVTVVVAEFVSADEPEDEDLVCADGKPQIVGAATNQPRGRTGSVRAATSSSSNLTAHTGAVEADPEELRYAPRPVPRRRWVRWVLVAVVIVGLLGGAGAYAYDWSQRQYFVAPQDGQVAIFRGVDLSVPGLTLAHLDEVTRIQIDTLPAYQRDRVSAGITAADHDEAQRIVTNLSIQAVEPTPTPTPTPSPTPRRTRATPKPTETP
- the pknB gene encoding Stk1 family PASTA domain-containing Ser/Thr kinase, with the protein product MTESDAKMEPLGGRYEVGELVGRGGMADVRAGYDLRLGRPVAIKLLRADLAADETFQERFRREAQSAASLNHPSIVAVYDTGEATDASGATVPYIVMELVEGRTLRDVLRDGRKILPERALSITADILAALDYSHRAGIIHRDIKPANVMLTPEGKVKVMDFGIARAIADTSSAMTQTAAVIGTAQYLSPEQARGETVDARSDIYSTGCVLYELLTGRPPFVGDSPVSVAYQHVREEARPPSQLNPDVSVAVDHVVAKALAKRVDDRYSSAGEMRKDIERVLAGGSVDAPTQAVPVTAASTQVAPAVTAPVLPPPGEEEEKKSHAKWWALALVLIAIAAAIGVALMLNNGDEDNAPPQVAVPRVEGLDVETATNRLESKNLTVGDTSEQTSADIPKGQVMATDPEAGTSVDEGTSVDLIVSAGPELVDLPNLTSYSYDEAKDLLEGDQYGLKVKRQNTDSDQPKNRVLNSNPPPGTSVERGSTVTLIVSRGQVDVPNVVGQSADQARQTLEDAGLKVSVQNDTSGTAPNGTVTAQSREPGTMVSPGTTITITVSRPPEPTTPTPTPTTEPTDDGILP
- a CDS encoding FtsW/RodA/SpoVE family cell cycle protein, with translation MSAAGATPAWIPRKRRTAELGLLLLAIVIGIGSYAAVGLGIDGTVPAGIYTVGAVYAVVALGAHVAVRRFAGYADPVLLPLVVCLNGIGLVMIYRIDLGLDSIGSPYGPFAQGQLRWTILGVLMFVAVLVLIRDHRRLQQYTYTFGLAAIALLVLPILPLIGSAKRGAQIWIQLGPFSFQPAEAAKIALAIFFAGYLVAKRDALALAGRRILGVDLPRGRDLGPILLGWLISVGILVFQRDLGSSLLFFGLFVVMLYVATERPGWLVVGTGLFAVGAWFGYLAFGHVRARFDAWLDPWADPDQNYQIITALYGLGHGGLLGRGWGQGSPELTPFGFSDFILSSIGEELGLAGLMAVIVIYGLIVERGLRIALTCRDAFGKLLAVGLSVSFALQVFVVAGGVTRLIPLTGLTAPFLAAGGSSIIMNWIIVALLLRISDQTRRPAPEATPFTGDEATQVVKLS
- a CDS encoding peptidoglycan D,D-transpeptidase FtsI family protein produces the protein MNKPIRAMAVVCLLMFMGLLLNANYVQFVQADDLNEKQGNRRVIDEEFSRERGAIIVDGEPIAQSVPTKDRWQFQRKYTDPKLYAPVTGYFSYQYGQAGIERSYNSILSGSDDRLFVNRVIDLIGNDQPQGGSVELTLDAAAQKAAFEGLADLGEDTRGAVVALNPQTGAVLAMVSQPTYNPNQLSSHDADKVTRTMQRLEKDTTQPLTNRGTQTILPPGSTFKVVTAAAALDDLDLSADDEVRGGATLGFPGINYKLVNQGGSTCGGNPISFERALEVSCNVSFGWLAGKVGQEKMSEQATKFGFGERPIEDLPSAVSRFTADPDATLEPPQLAQSGIGQYEVAATPLQMAMVSAAVANDGVLMKPHLVRTVVAPNLSVLEKPEPEELERPMSAGKARELRDMMVAVVDEGTGSPAAIPGVDVGGKTGTAESAPDRPPYAWFIGFAPADDPQVAVAVLVESAQNTSDIAGGRLGGPIARAVMEAVLR